Proteins encoded within one genomic window of Lysinibacillus sphaericus:
- a CDS encoding class I SAM-dependent methyltransferase, giving the protein MREVKTIVTTAGRPDDLSMVLADFVCSKLDAPFIPRHKRSIRKLAEDFQANIIVAGKNRYEYYAFGAEEPFFFHPNSAAFRLKRVARGEMEPFLEAAQLEKGDSVLDCTLGLGADAMLAAFTVGQYGRVVGLEANPNVAFIVAHGMNTYDTSELPLTACMRHIEVVQAEAVAYLKSQPDSAFDVVYMDPMFEEIIEESNNFQALRAAGAHVTLTDAWVEEAKRVAKKRVVLKAHYKSDWFEKHHFSRLTRLTSKFHYGVIERQ; this is encoded by the coding sequence ATGCGAGAAGTAAAAACAATTGTCACTACAGCGGGCAGACCAGACGACTTGTCGATGGTGCTCGCTGATTTTGTGTGTAGCAAGTTAGATGCTCCCTTTATCCCTCGTCATAAACGCTCAATCCGTAAACTTGCAGAGGACTTTCAGGCGAATATCATTGTAGCAGGGAAAAATCGCTATGAATATTATGCATTTGGCGCAGAAGAGCCCTTTTTCTTTCATCCGAATTCCGCAGCATTTCGCTTAAAGCGAGTAGCGAGGGGAGAAATGGAGCCGTTTTTAGAGGCGGCACAGCTCGAAAAGGGCGATTCGGTCTTAGATTGTACGCTCGGTTTAGGTGCTGATGCGATGTTAGCCGCATTTACTGTTGGTCAATATGGAAGAGTGGTGGGACTGGAAGCGAATCCAAATGTGGCGTTTATTGTAGCGCATGGTATGAATACATATGATACCTCGGAGCTTCCGTTAACGGCCTGTATGCGGCACATAGAAGTGGTACAAGCAGAAGCGGTTGCTTATTTAAAATCACAGCCAGACAGTGCATTTGATGTTGTCTATATGGACCCAATGTTTGAAGAAATTATTGAGGAATCGAATAATTTTCAGGCACTTAGGGCAGCGGGAGCACATGTAACTTTAACTGATGCATGGGTCGAAGAAGCGAAACGAGTGGCTAAAAAGCGTGTTGTTTTAAAAGCTCATTATAAATCAGATTGGTTTGAAAAACATCATTTCTCCAGATTAACGCGTTTGACTTCAAAATTTCATTATGGCGTTATTGAGAGACAATAG